The Methylomonas koyamae genome has a segment encoding these proteins:
- a CDS encoding efflux RND transporter periplasmic adaptor subunit has translation MMESATAIRPGNSAALTGRARFAGLCLLAATLQLVLSGCGDSATPGNAAPAMPPANVKIAQPLSRETSDWDEYTGRIEAVNAVDVRARIGGYLEKVNFRAGDKVKKGDLLFLIDQKPLQAQLNFANAELERAKTKRELAINDLARAENLFKAKAISAEEYDARSKGLREAAAAVVSAEASAYAAKLNLEYTEIRAPISGRVGRELLTVGNLVKADDTLLTQMVSTDPIYVYVDADEQSVLKYRRQAKRDGSVSADLHGAAVEAAVADEDGFPHQGKLDYIAPRADAATGTLTLRGVFPNPDELLSPGFFARLRLKGSAAYPALLVPDRAIGADQAQRFVWVVNANNQAEYRPVKPGARIGQLRVVRDGLKAEDWVVVEGLQKLRPGATVNPEKIALDGQGGQ, from the coding sequence ATGATGGAATCAGCAACGGCAATTCGGCCGGGAAACTCCGCGGCGTTAACAGGACGCGCCCGATTTGCCGGCCTCTGCCTCCTGGCCGCAACGCTGCAACTGGTCCTGTCGGGTTGCGGCGATTCCGCTACCCCCGGCAACGCCGCACCGGCGATGCCGCCGGCCAACGTCAAAATCGCGCAGCCTCTAAGTCGGGAAACCAGCGACTGGGACGAATACACCGGCCGGATCGAAGCCGTCAACGCAGTGGATGTGCGCGCCCGCATCGGCGGCTATTTGGAAAAGGTCAATTTCCGCGCCGGCGATAAGGTCAAAAAAGGCGATCTGCTGTTTCTGATCGACCAGAAACCGTTACAAGCGCAATTGAATTTCGCCAACGCCGAACTGGAGCGGGCCAAAACCAAGCGCGAACTGGCGATAAACGATCTGGCCCGCGCCGAGAATCTATTCAAAGCCAAGGCCATTTCCGCCGAAGAATACGACGCCCGCAGCAAAGGCCTGCGCGAAGCCGCTGCCGCCGTGGTTTCCGCCGAAGCCAGCGCCTACGCCGCCAAATTGAATCTGGAATACACCGAAATCCGCGCCCCGATCAGCGGCCGGGTCGGTCGGGAATTGTTGACGGTCGGCAATCTGGTCAAAGCCGACGACACCTTGTTAACCCAAATGGTATCCACCGATCCGATCTACGTTTACGTCGATGCCGACGAGCAATCGGTGCTGAAATACCGGCGCCAGGCTAAGCGGGACGGCAGCGTTAGCGCCGATCTGCATGGCGCGGCGGTGGAAGCGGCAGTGGCCGACGAGGACGGATTTCCGCACCAGGGCAAACTGGACTACATCGCTCCGCGCGCCGATGCCGCCACCGGTACTTTGACCCTGCGCGGCGTGTTCCCGAATCCGGATGAACTGCTCAGCCCCGGTTTCTTCGCCCGCTTGCGCCTGAAAGGTTCGGCGGCTTACCCGGCGCTGTTGGTGCCGGACCGTGCTATCGGCGCCGACCAAGCCCAGCGCTTCGTCTGGGTGGTCAACGCCAACAACCAGGCCGAGTACCGGCCGGTCAAGCCCGGCGCCCGCATCGGCCAACTGCGCGTGGTGCGCGACGGCTTGAAAGCCGAGGATTGGGTCGTCGTCGAAGGCTTGCAAAAACTGCGGCCCGGCGCGACGGTCAACCCGGAAAAAATCGCACTCGACGGCCAGGGAGGCCAATAA
- a CDS encoding RNA polymerase sigma factor produces MNTNHPPLTAAFLRHQAELRQYLLRQVNCPDTAADLLQDTFIRIARLETGDGISNPRAFLYRVAGNLALDHARMAARRGQWDGGDIDEDWACPRPQPDAILAGRQAWRSFLNGLAQLPLPQRQLLLACRVDGKTCREAAAEERITAKQVDRIVRKQLGFLRAQGEHVCGNR; encoded by the coding sequence ATGAACACCAACCATCCCCCGCTCACCGCCGCCTTTTTGCGCCATCAAGCCGAACTGCGCCAATATCTGCTGCGCCAAGTCAATTGCCCCGATACCGCCGCCGACTTGCTGCAAGACACTTTTATCCGTATCGCCCGGCTCGAAACCGGTGACGGAATTTCCAACCCGCGGGCGTTTTTGTACCGGGTGGCCGGCAATCTGGCCTTGGATCATGCCCGTATGGCGGCGCGGCGCGGGCAATGGGACGGAGGCGACATCGACGAAGACTGGGCATGCCCGCGGCCGCAGCCGGACGCAATCCTGGCCGGTCGGCAAGCCTGGCGGAGTTTTCTGAACGGCTTGGCGCAACTCCCTTTGCCGCAGCGGCAATTGTTGCTGGCATGCCGCGTCGACGGCAAAACCTGCCGCGAGGCCGCCGCGGAAGAACGCATTACCGCAAAGCAGGTCGATCGCATCGTCCGGAAACAGCTCGGTTTTCTGCGGGCTCAAGGCGAGCATGTTTGCGGCAACCGCTAA
- a CDS encoding efflux transporter outer membrane subunit → MNPSLKLSALAQAMLAGALLAGCAVGPDYRTPATADLPGQFANAPAPLFSADSSEVAWWKLFNDSLLENLVEQSLHHNRDLQAAKANLAEARALYLESGLSLLPTVTSRASYNEQKRSAGSLNNRAFVPRELKLYSMGFDASWELDFFGRVRRSVEAADNQVAAEEASLRDVEVSLVGEVARNYFALRGLQHQLAVAQRNAENQAQTLEITRVKFENGRGTELDTSRAEAQLQSTRAGIPPLETAIRQAIHRLSVLSGQMPDALTTTLSAHQSLPKAPETIRIGDPAQLLRRRPDIRMAERNLAAATAQIGVATADLFPRVTFVGSISLEGNTLTNLVAPGGDAYSIGPRITWAAFDLGRVYARIKAADARAEAGLAQYEQTVLNALEETENSLVAYRQELSRRADLAKAATASAKARELAQLRYQEGISDFLTVLDAEQRLLQDQSQLAQSETAAATALAAVYKALGGGWETAAEAVSAGE, encoded by the coding sequence ATGAATCCTAGTTTGAAACTTAGCGCGTTGGCTCAAGCCATGCTCGCTGGCGCCCTGCTGGCCGGTTGCGCGGTCGGCCCGGATTACCGAACCCCGGCCACGGCCGATTTGCCTGGCCAATTCGCCAATGCGCCCGCGCCGTTATTTTCGGCGGACAGCAGCGAGGTGGCTTGGTGGAAATTGTTCAATGACAGCTTGCTGGAAAATCTGGTCGAACAAAGCCTGCACCACAACCGCGATTTGCAAGCCGCCAAAGCCAATCTGGCCGAGGCTAGGGCCTTGTATCTGGAATCCGGCCTGAGCCTGCTGCCGACCGTTACCTCGCGCGCCAGCTATAACGAACAGAAACGCAGCGCCGGCTCGTTGAACAACCGAGCTTTCGTGCCGCGCGAATTGAAGCTGTACAGCATGGGCTTCGACGCGTCGTGGGAATTGGATTTCTTCGGCCGGGTCCGGCGTAGCGTCGAAGCCGCCGACAACCAGGTCGCCGCCGAGGAAGCCAGTCTGCGCGATGTCGAAGTCAGCCTGGTCGGCGAAGTCGCCCGCAATTATTTTGCGCTGCGCGGCCTGCAACACCAGTTGGCCGTAGCGCAACGTAATGCCGAAAACCAGGCGCAAACCCTGGAAATCACTCGGGTTAAGTTCGAAAACGGCCGCGGTACCGAGCTGGATACTTCGCGCGCCGAAGCGCAATTGCAAAGCACCCGTGCCGGCATTCCGCCTTTGGAGACCGCCATTCGCCAAGCCATCCACCGCTTGAGCGTATTGAGCGGACAAATGCCGGATGCATTGACTACGACGTTAAGCGCCCACCAATCGTTACCCAAAGCCCCGGAAACCATCCGCATCGGCGATCCGGCGCAACTGCTGCGGCGGCGGCCGGACATTCGCATGGCGGAGCGCAATCTAGCCGCCGCGACCGCGCAAATCGGCGTCGCCACCGCCGATCTGTTTCCGCGGGTAACCTTCGTCGGCAGCATCTCGCTGGAAGGCAACACCTTGACCAACTTGGTCGCGCCGGGCGGCGATGCCTATTCGATCGGTCCGCGCATCACCTGGGCCGCATTCGACCTGGGCCGGGTCTATGCCCGGATCAAAGCCGCCGACGCTCGCGCCGAGGCCGGTCTGGCCCAGTACGAGCAAACCGTGCTGAACGCGTTGGAGGAAACCGAAAACAGTCTGGTGGCCTACCGGCAAGAATTGAGCCGCCGCGCCGACTTAGCCAAAGCCGCTACCGCCAGCGCCAAGGCGCGCGAGCTGGCGCAACTGCGTTATCAGGAAGGCATCAGCGATTTTCTGACCGTACTCGATGCCGAACAGCGGCTGTTGCAGGACCAAAGCCAATTGGCGCAAAGCGAAACCGCCGCAGCGACGGCGCTGGCTGCGGTGTACAAGGCACTGGGCGGCGGTTGGGAAACGGCCGCCGAAGCGGTTAGCGCCGGCGAATAA
- a CDS encoding efflux RND transporter permease subunit — MDKFSHFFIDRPIFASVLSIVIVLVGGLALIGLPIAQYPEIAPPTVVVTATYPGANAKVVAETVATPVEQEVNGVEDMLYMSSQSTNSGVMALTITFKPGTNLDKAQVLVQNRVALAEPKLPEEVRRQGLSVKKRSPDLSLVVNLVSPDKRYDSVYMSNYALLQVRDTLARLPGVGDILLFGARDYSMRLWLNPEKIAARNLSAAEVVNAVREQNVQVAAGVVGQQPSPTAAEYQYTVSTLGRLSDPEQFGEIVIRPGDNGQVTKLKDVARIELGAKDYNSGLFLDGEETVGLAIFQLPGSNAIDTKKAVVDAMEKLKTRFPEGLDYVLVYDTVVFVQQSIDAVVKTLFEALGLVVLVVIVFLQNWRAAVIPLLAVPVSLIGAFAVMAGLGLSLNTLSLFGLVLAIGIVVDDAIVVVENVERHISEGMHAREATRLAMSEVIGPVVATALVLVAVFVPTAFITGVSGAFYKQFALTIAVSTVISAFNSLTLSPALCALLLDRAHENKDAFTKLFDKLFGWFFVGFNRFFERFSLGYSRLVGRLIRMVAVVLVLYVGLNGLNFLAFEKVPTGFIPDQDQGYLILYAQLPDAASLARTKDVVQQASKIVLDTEGVSHINAYAGWSILSGANQSNVATMFARLDSFDSRAHRPDLHASQVVKTLNQRLAAIPNARIAVFTPPPIRGMSSVGGFKLQVQDRNNAGIDELQKVAGEMIEKGNQQPGLVGLFTTFRAGVPQLFVDVDRTQVKSMNVPLKDVFDTLQIYLGSLYVNDFNIFGRTYQVTSQADADFRMLPSDITELKTKNLSGGMVPLGAVADVKEISGPDKITRYNMYTAAEINGSTLPGVSSGDAIEKMSRVLRDNLPPGFDFEWTELSLQQVLAGNVALLVFPLSVIFVFLALAAQYESWALPFAVILIVPMCILSSMTGVWIGGMDNNIFTQIGFIVLVGLASKNAILIVEFAKHRQESGLTRFEAAVEAARIRLRPILMTSFAFVMGVFPLVVAKGAGAESRHLLGTAVFSGMIGVTVFGLLLTPVFFVAVQGLAGKLRRNTNVQHANEE, encoded by the coding sequence ATGGATAAATTCAGCCATTTTTTCATCGACCGGCCGATCTTCGCCTCGGTGTTGTCGATTGTGATCGTACTGGTCGGCGGCCTGGCGCTGATCGGCCTGCCGATTGCCCAATATCCGGAAATCGCCCCGCCCACTGTCGTCGTCACCGCCACCTACCCCGGCGCCAACGCCAAAGTCGTCGCCGAAACGGTGGCGACGCCGGTCGAGCAGGAAGTCAACGGCGTCGAGGACATGCTGTACATGTCGTCGCAATCGACCAACAGCGGCGTGATGGCGTTGACCATCACCTTCAAGCCCGGCACCAACCTGGACAAAGCCCAGGTGTTGGTGCAAAACCGGGTGGCGCTGGCCGAACCCAAACTGCCGGAAGAAGTGCGCCGCCAAGGTCTGAGCGTGAAAAAGCGCAGCCCGGACCTGAGCCTGGTGGTCAATCTGGTATCGCCGGATAAACGCTACGACAGCGTTTACATGAGCAACTACGCACTGCTGCAAGTCCGCGATACGCTGGCCCGGCTACCCGGCGTCGGCGATATTCTGTTGTTCGGCGCCCGCGACTACAGCATGCGCTTATGGCTGAACCCGGAAAAAATCGCCGCCCGCAATCTGAGCGCGGCCGAAGTGGTCAATGCCGTGCGCGAGCAAAACGTGCAGGTCGCGGCCGGCGTAGTCGGCCAGCAACCGTCGCCGACCGCGGCCGAATACCAATACACGGTCAGCACGCTGGGCCGCCTGAGCGATCCGGAACAGTTCGGCGAAATCGTGATCAGACCCGGCGACAACGGCCAGGTCACCAAGCTTAAAGACGTGGCCCGCATCGAACTCGGCGCCAAAGATTACAACTCCGGCCTGTTCCTGGACGGCGAAGAAACCGTCGGTCTGGCGATTTTCCAATTGCCCGGCTCCAACGCCATCGATACCAAAAAAGCCGTGGTCGACGCGATGGAAAAACTGAAAACCCGCTTCCCGGAAGGCCTGGATTATGTGCTGGTCTACGACACCGTCGTGTTCGTCCAGCAATCGATCGACGCCGTGGTCAAGACTTTGTTCGAAGCGCTGGGCTTGGTGGTGTTGGTGGTCATCGTGTTCCTGCAAAACTGGCGGGCGGCGGTGATTCCGTTGCTGGCGGTGCCGGTGTCGTTGATCGGCGCTTTTGCGGTGATGGCCGGCTTGGGTTTGTCGTTAAATACCCTGTCGTTGTTCGGCCTAGTATTGGCGATCGGGATCGTGGTCGACGATGCCATCGTCGTGGTCGAAAACGTCGAACGCCATATTTCCGAGGGCATGCACGCCCGCGAAGCCACCCGCCTGGCGATGAGCGAAGTGATAGGGCCGGTCGTTGCCACGGCCTTGGTACTGGTCGCGGTATTCGTCCCGACCGCGTTCATCACCGGCGTGTCCGGCGCGTTTTACAAACAGTTTGCCTTGACCATTGCCGTGTCGACGGTAATCTCGGCCTTCAACTCGCTGACCTTGAGCCCTGCGCTTTGCGCCCTGTTGCTGGACCGGGCCCACGAAAACAAGGATGCCTTTACCAAGCTGTTCGATAAATTATTCGGCTGGTTCTTTGTTGGCTTCAACCGCTTTTTCGAGCGTTTCAGCCTGGGATATTCCAGACTGGTCGGCCGCCTGATCCGGATGGTGGCGGTAGTCTTGGTGCTTTATGTCGGCCTGAACGGCCTGAACTTCTTGGCCTTCGAAAAAGTGCCGACCGGTTTCATACCGGACCAGGACCAGGGCTATCTGATTTTGTACGCGCAGTTGCCGGACGCAGCGTCGTTGGCGCGTACCAAAGACGTGGTGCAACAAGCCAGCAAAATCGTGCTGGATACCGAAGGCGTCAGCCATATCAACGCCTACGCCGGCTGGTCGATTCTGAGCGGCGCCAACCAATCCAACGTCGCAACCATGTTCGCCCGGCTGGATTCGTTCGACAGCCGCGCCCACCGTCCGGATTTGCATGCCTCGCAAGTCGTCAAAACCCTGAACCAGCGGCTGGCGGCCATCCCCAACGCCCGCATTGCCGTGTTCACACCGCCGCCGATTCGCGGCATGAGCTCGGTCGGCGGTTTTAAATTGCAGGTACAGGACCGCAATAACGCCGGCATCGACGAGCTGCAAAAAGTCGCCGGGGAAATGATCGAAAAAGGCAACCAGCAACCGGGCTTGGTCGGTTTATTCACCACCTTCCGCGCCGGCGTGCCGCAATTGTTCGTCGACGTCGACCGCACCCAGGTTAAATCGATGAACGTACCGTTGAAGGACGTGTTCGACACCTTGCAGATTTATTTGGGTTCGTTGTACGTCAACGATTTCAATATCTTCGGCCGTACTTACCAGGTTACGTCCCAGGCCGACGCCGATTTCCGGATGCTACCTAGCGACATCACCGAGCTCAAGACCAAAAATCTGAGCGGCGGCATGGTGCCGTTGGGCGCGGTCGCCGACGTCAAGGAAATCAGCGGTCCGGACAAAATCACCCGCTACAACATGTACACCGCCGCCGAAATCAACGGCAGCACGCTGCCCGGCGTCAGCTCCGGCGATGCCATCGAAAAAATGAGCCGGGTGTTGCGCGACAACCTACCGCCCGGCTTTGATTTCGAATGGACCGAACTCAGCTTGCAGCAAGTGCTGGCCGGTAACGTCGCATTGTTGGTGTTTCCGCTCAGCGTGATTTTCGTGTTCCTGGCCCTGGCCGCGCAATACGAAAGCTGGGCGCTGCCGTTCGCGGTCATTCTGATCGTGCCGATGTGTATTCTGTCGTCGATGACGGGGGTCTGGATCGGCGGCATGGATAACAACATCTTTACCCAGATCGGCTTCATCGTCTTGGTCGGTCTGGCCAGCAAGAACGCGATTTTGATCGTCGAGTTTGCCAAGCACCGCCAGGAATCGGGCCTGACGCGTTTCGAAGCGGCCGTCGAGGCGGCACGGATTCGCTTGCGGCCGATTTTGATGACCTCGTTCGCTTTCGTGATGGGCGTATTTCCGCTGGTGGTCGCCAAAGGCGCCGGCGCCGAATCGCGGCATTTGCTGGGTACCGCGGTATTCAGCGGCATGATCGGCGTGACGGTTTTCGGTTTGCTGCTGACGCCGGTGTTTTTCGTCGCGGTACAAGGGCTGGCCGGCAAATTGCGCCGCAATACCAACGTTCAACACGCCAACGAGGAGTAG
- a CDS encoding TonB-dependent receptor plug domain-containing protein, which yields MNKSLSLFRIATALLAWLPDSLHAETDLTDLNLEELLAVKITSVAKKVQPLQDSAAAVFVISDEDIKRSGATSIPDALRLAPGIDVGRIDSNKWAVSARGFNGRFANKLLVLIDGRSLYTPAFAGVYWELQDVMLEDVERIEVIRGSGAALWGANAVNGVVNIITKHSADTQGGLLSAGGGSEELGFGAFRYGKQINASTSARAYLKGFERDALARSAGQSAGDAWNKMQGGFRLDSDLSDADSLTLQGDMYAADLNQQLLLAALAAPYRQTVGDRSMASGGNIISRWQHTFSDTSSSTLQLYFDSYNRREAYIEEERHTGDLDFQHRFALNDWNDIIWGLGFRYSSSDVTDIYPDLISFNPTDRDNSYYSGFVQDQLTLVDDTLWLTLGSKLEHNDFTGFEVQPTARLMWGPHPNHRLWGAISRGVRIPSRVDADMSLVGQTLPPFTGQNATPFPLALAVMGSQTYQAEQLLAYEVGYRFSPNPAFSLDIAGFYNNYSTLRSYQPSAIDTSQLPAYLRQPFYIDNGGAGRTYGIETSVVMKMLDWWRWDVSYSALKSELSSNAYYREAISPQHKLSLRAALNPVSDVTLDAWLRYVDNASAFTLAGPAYIRSYTTLDLRLGWKLNRAVELALVGQNLLDNRHLEYIQESFTLPTEVQRGVYGKITWEF from the coding sequence ATGAATAAATCTCTTTCTTTATTTCGGATCGCAACGGCATTGCTGGCCTGGCTACCGGATAGCCTGCACGCCGAAACCGACCTGACCGATCTGAATCTGGAAGAACTGCTGGCGGTAAAAATCACTTCGGTGGCAAAAAAAGTGCAGCCCTTGCAGGATTCGGCGGCGGCGGTATTCGTCATCAGCGACGAAGATATCAAGCGCTCCGGCGCCACCAGCATCCCCGACGCACTGCGGTTGGCGCCGGGCATCGACGTCGGCCGGATCGACTCCAACAAGTGGGCGGTCAGTGCGCGCGGTTTCAACGGCCGTTTCGCCAATAAATTGCTGGTGCTGATCGACGGTAGAAGCTTGTACACGCCGGCATTCGCCGGCGTGTATTGGGAATTGCAGGACGTGATGCTGGAAGACGTCGAGCGCATCGAAGTCATCCGCGGTTCCGGCGCGGCCTTGTGGGGCGCCAATGCCGTCAACGGCGTGGTCAACATCATCACCAAACATAGCGCCGACACCCAGGGCGGCTTGCTCAGCGCCGGCGGCGGCAGCGAGGAACTCGGCTTCGGCGCCTTCCGCTACGGCAAGCAAATCAACGCCTCGACCAGTGCCAGGGCCTATCTGAAAGGTTTCGAGCGGGATGCGTTGGCCCGCTCCGCCGGCCAGAGCGCCGGCGATGCCTGGAACAAAATGCAGGGCGGCTTCCGCCTCGATTCCGACCTGTCCGACGCCGATTCGCTGACGCTACAAGGCGACATGTACGCTGCCGACCTGAACCAACAACTGCTGCTCGCCGCATTGGCCGCGCCTTACCGGCAAACGGTCGGCGACCGGTCGATGGCCAGCGGCGGCAATATTATCAGCCGCTGGCAGCACACTTTCTCGGACACGTCGAGCAGCACGCTACAACTGTATTTCGATAGCTACAACCGGCGCGAAGCCTATATCGAAGAGGAACGCCATACCGGCGACCTGGATTTTCAACACCGCTTCGCGCTGAACGATTGGAACGACATTATCTGGGGCTTGGGTTTCCGCTACTCATCTTCCGACGTCACGGATATCTATCCGGATCTGATTTCCTTCAATCCGACCGACCGCGACAACAGCTATTACAGCGGCTTTGTGCAAGACCAACTGACGCTGGTAGACGATACGCTTTGGCTGACGCTGGGCTCGAAACTGGAACACAACGATTTCACCGGCTTCGAAGTGCAGCCCACGGCGCGCTTGATGTGGGGGCCGCACCCGAACCACCGCCTGTGGGGCGCGATATCGCGCGGGGTACGGATTCCGTCGCGGGTCGACGCCGATATGAGCTTGGTGGGCCAAACTCTGCCGCCATTTACCGGCCAAAATGCAACGCCGTTTCCATTGGCGCTTGCCGTGATGGGTTCGCAAACTTACCAGGCCGAACAATTGCTGGCATACGAAGTCGGTTACCGCTTCAGTCCGAATCCGGCCTTTTCGTTGGATATCGCCGGCTTCTATAACAACTACAGTACGCTTCGTTCATACCAACCCAGCGCCATTGACACCTCGCAACTGCCGGCCTATCTGCGCCAGCCGTTTTACATCGACAACGGCGGCGCCGGCCGTACTTACGGTATCGAAACCTCGGTCGTTATGAAAATGCTGGACTGGTGGCGTTGGGACGTCAGCTACAGTGCGCTGAAAAGCGAACTCAGCAGCAACGCCTATTACCGGGAAGCGATCTCGCCGCAGCATAAACTTTCGTTGCGGGCGGCATTGAATCCGGTATCCGACGTGACGCTGGACGCCTGGCTGCGCTACGTCGACAACGCCAGCGCCTTCACGCTGGCCGGGCCGGCCTACATCCGCTCCTATACCACGCTGGATTTACGGCTGGGATGGAAGTTGAACCGCGCGGTGGAACTGGCGCTGGTCGGCCAGAATCTGCTGGATAACCGCCATTTGGAGTACATCCAAGAATCGTTCACCCTGCCGACAGAAGTTCAGCGCGGCGTTTACGGCAAAATCACCTGGGAGTTTTAG
- a CDS encoding TetR/AcrR family transcriptional regulator, which yields MVKCGRPCKGDEQQSRDRLLDAALRLFLEHGYGNLSMETIARDARVSLRTVYSQFGGKAGLFGALIRRCSDQFIGSLCPELPPEEALLSFAGQFLFRITRPDVLRMRAILIGESPRFPELATQFYEQGPQRTLGQLAEFFRLQQRAGLIADIDPDFLADQFVSAVRGERLQRLQLGLEPTPDAAEIERWVGPVVRLFLAGCLAK from the coding sequence ATGGTTAAATGTGGCCGCCCGTGTAAGGGCGACGAGCAACAAAGTCGGGACAGATTGCTCGACGCGGCGCTGCGGCTTTTTTTGGAACACGGCTACGGCAATTTGAGTATGGAAACCATCGCCCGCGACGCGCGGGTCTCGTTACGCACCGTCTACAGCCAGTTCGGCGGCAAGGCCGGCTTATTCGGCGCATTGATCCGGCGCTGTAGCGACCAGTTCATCGGTAGCTTATGTCCTGAGTTGCCGCCGGAGGAAGCCTTGCTCAGCTTCGCCGGCCAGTTTTTGTTTCGCATCACCCGCCCCGACGTACTGCGGATGCGGGCGATCCTGATCGGCGAATCGCCGCGATTTCCGGAACTGGCGACCCAGTTTTACGAACAGGGCCCCCAGCGTACCTTGGGGCAACTGGCCGAGTTCTTCCGTTTACAGCAGCGGGCCGGTTTGATTGCCGATATCGACCCCGATTTCCTCGCCGACCAGTTCGTCAGCGCCGTCCGCGGCGAGCGTTTGCAGCGCTTGCAATTGGGATTGGAGCCGACGCCGGACGCCGCCGAAATCGAGCGATGGGTCGGCCCGGTGGTGCGTTTGTTTCTGGCCGGCTGTCTGGCCAAGTAA